Within Solea solea chromosome 1, fSolSol10.1, whole genome shotgun sequence, the genomic segment ATTTAAGTcatattctaaaaggtgactttaacttctaccaatgTCATTTTCTGCTAAGGTACTTGTACTTTATTTAAGTATTGCTTTCAAGTACTGAAAACTGTTTTGGCTGATATGAAAATTTTGTGGGGTAGATAACCGCTGCTGTATGTCCAGCTAGAACATAATATTGTCCATTTGAGCAATAACCAGTCCAACTTGTCTTTAACGTGTTTATTTCGAACATGTGTGGTTTctgcaaatacaaatacagacagaaaataaagtaaatatgaCATGCAGGtgtgtagaacctgataatgtaataaatccctgataatgtaataaaaatttgcacttgagtccattgaaaatgtaataaaacctgataatgtaataacttcccgataatgtaataaagtgcatttcctaATAATGttatacactttttaccaataatgtaataaagtattacattaacgggaggttattacattatccggttagccttcatttcgcagACCCTGATAaggtaataattccccaatattgtaataatttaacagcagaccacccgttacttgggttgTCTACTTGGGTTCTtgcaacgcaagctcgagagctctagcgccaccaacaggacaaagttggacatgcatgtatgttcattaacttttgacttgttcatccatttttcacaaacgatgtatcacaGGAATCCTcgggccaagccgagttcaacgcatccttaatgtttttttcggccatattggattttctgccatctttaatttgatccataaccttttaaaggcttctcttgtcacacattttgtataatcttctcaaaacatcgttcagatgatcttcagaccatgccacacgaatgcattcaacatcttgaaattcaaaggcacttggccatggcagccaatcaaacatgacgttgaggtcaccaaacaggaagtaagccaatttctctgcaaccctttaacatattttaaccaaacttggtacatagattTGCCAAGCATTGTCATTGGATGAGAGCATGGCTTGTGCTGAAGTATCTGAGTTATGGGAGATACCAAGTCAGAGATATATACTGGAAGTAGAAGTGACAAGTGAGTTCTATCTATATACAgaattttgtaaatgtgttgatatctcaaactttttcaaaacattcatattgTATTACTTATTTTGCAAGGAGACCACAAGGAGTGGTGGAGGCCTGGATGCCGAAAGAAAGTTcaaatccatgttaaaaatagtcatgatgaagacatcaaccatagagttctaagttctaaaatgatggctttaaaatgaggttGCTTTTCTGGATATACGTTActtgtatgttgtgtgtgtactgttgtgtgttgaaattaagtaaacagtttaaacacagcgcCCCCAGAGATCAAAGGTCACCATTTTTTGTGGTATCCccaggatgatgtcatgaatctttgtaccaagtttggttaaaatatgttcaagggttgcagagaaattggcttacttccgATTggcgaaatgaaggctaacctgataatgtaataacttcctgttaatgtaatactttattacattattggtaaaaagtgtataaCATTATtaggaaatgcactttattacattatcgggaagttattacatcatcaggttttattacattttcaatggactcaagtgcacatttttattacattatcggggatttattacattatcaggttctacaaggTGTCTCTTCTGTGCTATGCAAATTAGCTGAGGTTATAATATAAAGTAAGTTCAAGATACGACAATTAGCATCATTCgtaacacacataaacaacctATGATCACAAATAAGTATTTATATTAAGACACTTACTTGGTAATGCACGCACACATAGTGATTAACAATTGAGAGGGAGAACTTGAACAAAATCCTGTTTTTCTTAACATCCAATAGAGGCATGGGTCCTAGCTTTAGGTGGCCATAAACATGCCTGATTAAAACTAAACAGTATCTATGAACTGGTCACAAGGGGGCGCCAAAACTGCACAAAAAGAAACAGCCTGGCCTTTTTAAAAAGTACTTTGTACAAGACGGGCTGTGGAATGTGGACGTGTGAGTGAACCTTGTAGCCCGAGTGTAAcgtgttgtctgtgtgtttgtaaccAGGAGGAGTGTGGGCACTCATCAGGGAGTCAGTCAGATCTCCATGGAGAAGGCAGTGAGCAGAGAGGACATTCAGGCGGCCTTCATCTGCACTGAGAATGTGTCCCATGAGGACAACATCAGGTAATGTATAGCCCTGGCTCGCCACGGCACaatttaggttggttttccactacaaaataatacctatagtatcgcctcagctagCTTGGAACCTCactagagcaggtactaaaccTCGCCTCGGCACCGTGCcatgccgtggcgaggcgaggtgagAGGAAACGCGCAGATGTTAGAAGAATTAGCCACATGATGGATATTCTAGGTTGCCTATTTTATTGTTCTACTTGTTGTTTGTATTGAATAGTTGGTCTGTTTTGTGTCttattgttttgctgttggTTCAtgttccccttctctctcttgttggctttattttaacataattCTTCTACtgctattgtttgtttgtttgttgatttgttgtctccacctctcatctctcctggctgctcctctctctttctctcccccacctctcctctgtctcaccCCGACCAggcgaggcagatgctgcacatctctgcGTTTGGTTCTGTCAGACATTTATTACCTAGTGTTGGGCTTCTTTCTTACACCTTGTAATATTTGATAAGGCTTGATCGGTCTGTTAAACAGAGGcatacaaataattaaaacactaacAAACTATTGACATGgattttgtgtaattataacataaaaataaaacaagtaacaGGTGTGTATTAAATTGCACGATGTAACAAATAGGGCTAATAATTATGTATGTACGGatacgttttttttgttggaaaGGCGCTGtaaaaacctgataatgtaataaatcccagataatgtaataaaaatttgcacttgagtccattgataatttaataaaacctgataatgtaataacttcccgattaatgtaataaagttcatttcccaataatgtaaaacactttttaccaataatgtaataaagtattacattaacgggaggttattacattatcaggttagccttcatttcgcaggtcctgataaggttatggatcaaatccaatatggccgaaaaaaacattaagaacTCGGCTTGGCCGaagggttccagtgatacatcgtttgtgaaaaacagatgaacaagtcaaaagttaatgtacatacatgcatgtccaactttgtcctgttggtggcgctagagctctcgagcttgcgttgcttacacagtatcaccatttgaacccaagtaacgggtggtctgctgttaaattattacaatattggggaattattacattatcaggacctgtgaaatgaaggctaacctgataatgtaataacctcctgtTAAtgaaatactttattacattattggtaaaaagtgtattacattattgggaaatgcactttattacattatcgggaagttattacattatcaggttctacacgCGTTCTGTCCACACGGAGACGGCGTTTAGGACctgaaacagtatttttttacaAACGCCTctcagagtgggaaaatctccaCTGGGCTGAAGTAACAAGAGTTAGTGAGGTAAACCAGGCAGAAGTAGTCGAACTGAATCCTCACACTCAAGTTGACCAGTCCTAGCTTCAGACTGAGCCTCAGACCCTCCCACCTAATAAGCAtatgaaacagaaataaaagaataaataaatgaggaaataattaaataaagatcgaccattacattacattacattatattacattacaaatCACAttcataaatacatgtattaactatatttttgtatttattattttttttaattatttattattttatttatttattcatttaattcatctctttctgtatttctttcttttatttgtattattattttgttattatggcATTCATTGTCCTCCATATTGCGTTGCATTGAGCAGGAAACACATTTGTTCTTTCTCGACAGAGCTTTTCTGCAGGCAGGAAAACACGTGTGCGTCGAGTATCCGATGACCATGAGCTACAAGACCGCTGTGGAGCTGTGGGATTTGGCTCAGGAAAAaggtcattataataataataataataataacaatttgaTATTAATCTTATGTAATgtaacgagagagagagactcatttatttaaatgttgcttgtttttataaattattttagatgattcatatcttcttcttcatagTGCCCTCTATGGTGTTAGCATAAAAAGTTTCTCTCATGGCAAGTTACTGACTGAGTTTAGTGACAAGTTTGTCGACTTAAAGACTTAAGTCATTAACTCCCAAATTTGCTCCATTTTACTGTctgaaaacaagtgtgtgtgtgtgtgtgtgtgtctcaggtgtggTTCTCCATGAGGAACACATCGAGCTGCTGACAGAAGATTTCAAAGCACTGAAGAAGGAGGTGGAGGGTAAAAGCCTGCAGGAGGGCTCTCTGCACTTCACAGGTAAGTGTGGAACTTTGAACCCAGAGTTTTCCAACACGAAGAAAGCTTGTAACTCACACAttacaggagctgttgatccacttctgcctccatagTGAGTTGAAGTGTGTTATTTAGTGACATCAGTGTGATGCACCCCAggaacagtaaaataaataaatgagacagcagaagaccagcagcttGTGTGTTCTCTGAGCTAAAAACTTAGTTTTTGTCAGTGGAattttggtgcaggggagtgagCAGCCTCACCTGAAACCTCTACATCACCTTCAGATGTGGTTGTTTAGCAGCTAAAACcgttatttgttgttatttttaaacagtCACAGCCATGTTTTACTAAGCTTTTGTCTTGCTCTAAGTagatgaatgttttgttttcctcatcaGGCTACTCTAGAAATGAATATTGTCATTAAATCATGGGAAATGCAGAAACGTTGATAATACTGTGATGGTGATGAGCTGCAGATTATTGAATAGGTCTACTGTGCCCAGGCCCGAGGTTCTAGTTCTTCCAAACAAAACTAGCACAGGAAACAATATACATTCCCATTGGCACCAGTCGGACATGTTTTCCtgctgaaagaaacacacttcaCTGATGGAACTCAAGATCTGGCTGTGTCTATAACTAGGGGTGTCAAATTATCGCCTTAGCCATAGCAAAGCTCTTCACCAAACTAAACTGGTTTGTATTTAAtctaattatttggagtttgaaAAAAGAACACAGCAGAATGTAAATGGCTGAATCTGTTCACGTTTGTTAAagcaataaatgactttatacaGCCActtattttgttatatatcaatcttttgatcagccacaataatgtaataatgaatttaagCGAAAAAGGTAAAGTTGAGGGCtttaagtcatttttaggtGCGATTTAAAAAATTAGATTAATTAGATCAATTAATTACATATCATAATTAATGAATCACAGCACTATAAGCCCTTTTCCTCGTTTAGGTTAtgtttccactacaaaatagtacctactcaacgtgggccgagtcatcactgcacggctacacgctgcacacacgcacacacacacacacacacacacacacaaacgaggcACTGCCCTTCTCTGGAGGCACGGCCCTTCTCCAACTGCTGCGGGGCCAGCGCTCATCATCAGTGCAGCAGACACACGGAAAACCCTCATGAGGGTCAACCCACGGAAAGCGGCAGGCCCAGATAACATCCCGGGACGTGTGCTCAGAGACTGCGCtgaagacattttcaacatctcCCTCAGCCAGGCCATCGTCCCCAGGTGCTTCAAAACATCCACCATTGTACCTGTTGCGAAGAAACCAGTTGTATCCTGTCTAAACGACTACCGTCCCGTCGCACTGACATCTACTGTGATGAAGTGTTTCGAACGGCTCGTCAAATCACACATCACAGCCAGCCTCCCTGCAACACTTGATCCATACCAGTTTGCCTATCGTCCAAACCGCTCCACAGAGGACGCAATATCCACCACCTTGCACTCCGTCATCACTCATCTGGACCATAGAGACACGTACACCAGAGTCCTGTAcattgacttcagctcagcctttaaagttacattttattaatcccgggaaagtattcctctgcattttgacccatcctagaattaggagcagtgggctgccacactgagtatcGCCCGGGGAGCTCAGCCCACTGCTGTTCACACTGCTGACACATGACTGTGCACCCAGACACGAGGGGAACCAGATCATcaagtttgcggacgacaccaccGTGGTGGGACTCGTCCACGGAAGTGAGGAAGCTATGTACAGGGACGAAGTTCAACACCTGGAGGACTGGTGCAGGGAAAACAATCTGCTGCTCAACGTGGACAAAACGAAGGAGATGATCATCGACTTCCGGAAGTCACAACCAGagcacgccccccccccctcagcaTCAGCGGCCGTACAGTGGAGAGAGTGGAGAACATCAAGTTCCTAGGAGTGCAGATCTCGCAGGACCTAAGCTGGAATAAGAACACCTCTTATATCACAAAACGGGCCCAGCAGAGACTATACTTCCTGAGGAAGCTGAAACAAACCTCTCTCCCACCCAGCATCCTCACGACCTTCTACAGAGGTGTAGTTGAGAGCGTCCTGACATACTGCATCTCCACATGGTACTCCAGCTGCAGTATGTCAGACAAAAAAGCCCTGCAGAGGATCATCAGGGGGGCGGAGAGGGTCATCGGAGTTTCCCTCCCCTCTATCCAAGAACTATTCCAGTCCCGCTGCAAGAAGAGGGCACTGACCATCGTCAATGACCTCTTACACCCTCTCAACAAACTCTTTGAACTGCTGCCATCAGGCAAACGCTTCCGGAGCATAAAAGGCAGAACCAACAGACTGATCAACAGCTTTATTCCACAAGCTGTCAGAATGCTGAATTGCTGATATGAATCTGGACGACAATCATTATTGCACCTTAATCTGCTCTGCTTTATTTCTCTCCagccttgttttcttcttttctctttttgtaaTTACATAGCATTTCACTTGGCACTTTAACTGTACTGCAATGTTTAACCATACTGCAATTTAACAGGCTGCTGCTATATATCATTTACATTGATCTCTACACTGACAATTGCTGCTTAACGTCTTAGGGAAGTGTGAATGTGcgtgtgtcgggggggggggggggggggtacatattgtaaatgtgtatttaaatatttacatttttagatcCCTGTGAAacgctctctctttttgttgcaCTACTTGTTGTATGTACAGCTTAATGACAATAcaagtgatttgatttggtttgaCAGTGACTTGTAAATTTgaaattgttggagattaagtacattttctcacagtgtgtgtgtgtgtgtgtgcgtgtgcgtgtgttgaaGGTGGACCTCTGAAACCTGGCTTTGGTTTCCCAGCATTCAGCGGAATCTCTCGCCTCACCTGGTTGGTTGAGTTGTTTGGTGAGCTGGTCGTGACCGCAGCCGCCCTAGAGGACACCGTCAGTAACTACAGCAAGATGACAGCAAAGCTGCTGACACGGGACAACAGGTGAgagtttgactccacccctggctgattgtactcaattccattgtaagtcgctttggataaaagcgtctgctaattGACATGTAATGTGAGAGAGTCTGTCAGAGATGGAAGCTGATCCGCCACGTTGACGTGTGTCCAAACTAAGAAGGAAAACATTTTGTGCCGACATGTTTCGGCCGAGCCGtcaaaagcagaaaaatgtcaAGATTACAAATGAATGATAATTGTGCAAGTAAGTAGAAATCTGAAGAGGCCAACTGAGCAGAACTATACTCAAAATATACTGACCAAAACATGACACTGCCTCAACAAACTGAAAggggacatactgtatatatatatatatatatatatatatatatatatatatattgtggcTGATCGTACCATCATAGAAACCACACTCTAACCAAAGAACCACAAATTCCCCCGTTTGCTAGATCAGCTCTTGATTTGACTCAGTTCCAGGACCTCTGCATTTGGCAAGGTTCTGCCCTTAGCCACATCAAGAAGTTATTTTGAACTGAGCTTTCAAATCGTGTAAAATTCAGCGACATTCTCCGGGGAAGCCGAGCACACCAGCTGATCTAGATGCTAAACGCCGCTGCTCGTCAGTGTCTGTCTAGGATCTAAATGTAAACGCAGTTATTGAActtcctgttcaacaaacatgtagagaagcgAGGTTCACCTGCACCTGACGCGTGTATGAACGATGCTGTTCATCAGTGTCTGTACAGAATACTAACCTGAACACTGGTTTCCTGTGTCTTCCTGTTCATCAAACAGTTTCACCATGAGTGTCAGtttgatgacatactgtacacaaacacagagctggtttgGCTGTAGtcctgctctctctgtctccctctttctccatcagtggtactgcagcctcacagcaagagtctgctcctctgtgttcttcttctcgacttcatttcctcctctttaggaattataaatgaataaagtgtgttttccaaaacaaagacatctcaGCTCGCTAGCAAACAGTTTATCACGACAAACCCCAGAATCTCAAAGAAAACGGAAgtagtcattttgttttttgtctggtCAAAGTTTTTAGTCACCCAAACAGTCTTTAAGGTATTTAAACGACTCAGAATCACTTCTCCGCGTGAGAAATGTCATGCGTGGCGTGAACTACGATGCGATACTTCGCGTGTGTTTGTTGTTACTTCCATGCTTCGATGCTGGTAATAAAAAGTATGAGTTGAAAGCGATGGCTGCCTGATCAGGCTAACTTTTATGAAGAGTTTAGGCGACGCTGGGTTACACTGTAGCCACGGACACAACATGTTATAGCGAGGAAATCAACATGGTTTTGACACTGACACGTAAAGTTGAGGGTGTTACGTTAAAGCGCCCgcaaattatcaaaataatattataataataataataaaatgcacTTCCTAGAACCCTGATGGAATAGCCtggaaactggatctggatcctacAGCATTCAAGATGTGGACCGTCAGACTTTTTGtatataatgtttataatctTACAAATCTGAAAAGTGCATGCACTTTGAATGAGTGTTTTTAATAACTTTCCAAACCATCACTGATTTTACTCTTCATGTGTGAACACAGTGACGAGACATCATCTGCATGTATAATACCTTAAACATGGTATTCACTGCTCTATCTTGCCAACAGCAATTTCTCCTTCACCAGTCAGTTCAGCTTTGTTAGAGTCTGACTTTGGACTTTGAAATCTTTTGTTCTGATCTCTGAAGATTGTTCCTCGTACaaccacacacaacacaacagctgaTTTGATATGTCTCTGTAGACCTCTGACGTGGATTGAGGAACGGGGACCAGGACTTCCAAGAGGCAAGAAAATCAACTTTCAGTTTGCCACCTGCTCTTTGACTCAGATACCTCCCTCAGCGGGGGGCACTGGGGGCCTCTTCATGCAGGACATGATCCACTTCTCCTGCAAGCTTCTGGGACAAGTGGGCGTTGAAGAACTGCAGAGGGAGAAGATCCGTATCCTGCACTGCTTGGAGCTGGCAGAGAAGATACAAAATATCTGCCAGAAATAAACAGGGACGGCTCATTTTTGATGGCTTCATTTTATCATATTTCAGCACAGGGTCTGTAAGTTGTGAAGTTTAGCGAAGTATTACCAGTTTGACAAAGTGCAACTGATACATCCATCTGTCCTCTTCTCAGTCCTTTCATCCAAACTCTGTCCTCTGAACACAGGAAGTCGTCGTCTAAAGTGGAGCTAACTTTGGCGCTGATGCTGCTCAGGCCTGTCGAAGAGAGACGACCACGACACACActagattatttttatttcaaacaagttaaacaacaacataaacattaGAGTGTTGCATTGTGTGTAATGAATGAGAGCATGTTGGGTTACTGgcctttgttttatgtgtttactTTGCTTTTCCTCTTTGTAAGCCTTGGATGTAAATAAttactaaaacaataaaatataaatgaccTCCTCAAATAAATGATGTGCATTACTTCTCAACGTGTCTTTCAATAATACTCTTATACTTGATCTCACAGTGTAgtagtgtagtatagtagtgcctatttatattatatagtactgtcaaacaattaaaatatttaatcgcaattaatcacacatttttatctattctaaatgtcccttgatttctttttgtcccattatgaGAAACAGTCATACAGTATACCTCCCCCACCAACCAGTGGTGTGCTTGCAGTGTGCATAGTTCTCTGTGATGAACAAGGATGTTGAGCCCCTTCATCTGTGAAGGACGCATGGCGATGACACTGTGTCTTTTTCCACAGTGTGGCTAACTGTAAGGAAACGATTGCATGCGGTCTAATATTTATCATGTTATCTTCATTCATCTGGCTTGCTTGAACTGAGGGTTTGAGGGTTTTTGTCCAGAATCTGAATTGCCAGATTATGTTGCTCATTGTGTTCTATATACCTTCCCTCTAATAAGGAAAATACTTTctgttgtatgttgtttttttagcacAAGTTGTGCCTTTTTCATGCTGTGACAGATTGCCAAGCAACATTCCCCATATAGTTTTTCATGTGCACATCAATGATACCAGGACAGAGATAATGGGGTTTTTTCACCAACTTCATCATCTGACAGGATTTTGCACCCaagacacacctctttttattcaattttaataCTTcccatattttttaatataaatattagcattttagctcaatagcttccagatCATGTGACCTAATGACTCCAAATGAGTGCAGGGCCAtagtgctacacacacacacctctttttatttcGTTTTAAtactttacatgtttttttttttttcttaatgtaaaTTTTGGCATTTAAACGGTAACttgttgatggtccctaaatgaaaCCGCGGTAGTcaagagcgatgggtcggactttgaacaagccgtgatcgtgcagcTATCCCTGGGTGCACAGGGCTGGAAATGTGGTGCAGGTGCACTATAACCACAAGAGGGCAGCGTTTACCACCGACTGAAGACGTCTTCAGTTTTATGGATGTTTGTTAAAGAAAATACTGGTTCATATTTAAGAGGGTAATTCATTTACCACAATATCGCAATTGCTGTTCCTGTTTTATAAGTAACAAGTGTAATGGTGAGCTCTGAGAGTTTAACTGTATAATTGGTTATATGTATTTAGCAATAACCTTTGTTTCCTTTGAAATGTGTCCAACGTTTAAAGTTACAGTATGTAGTATTTCTGGGGCTATATTAGCAAAAATGGAATTTACTGTCCATACAAAGGACACCTGTGTTGTATAATTGCTGTGTAATAACTATTGTATGAAAGTCCTTCACAATCGCCACACACCAGTGGCAGACTGGCAGATGACCATCGCGTCCCGGTGCTCCCGATGGTCCCGATGTAATAGTTTTTTGAGGTCACATTTTCCACATTCCTGAATAGTTACAGCAcgaacatgaaaaaaaaccacagcacGAAACCAGCTGCGAAAAACCTCCCGCTTACAACGGATAGGGACAACGAGCACGACTATTCAACGCCGATGGAGACAGCTAACGCGAACAGCAATAAACGGGACAGAATGGCGACAACCCCTGCAAATACTCTAAAGCTATCGACTCTCTTGGAAGACGCGTCGACGACCGCATGGAAGAATTAGCAAACAGATGCAACAACACAATACCATGCTAGCTGCTATCGCTAAATCAGTGCAGCTTAATTCAGAGGAGCCGAAAGAGTTTACAACGAAAATAAAACACCTGGAAAAACAGATTGAATCACCTACAAAAGATAATGATGACATCCAAGGtcgtttattattattgaatcaAGAAAGATACAAACGGCGATGGTGCCTTTGAATTGTTCCCGA encodes:
- the blvra gene encoding biliverdin reductase A, which translates into the protein MSGAVVVGLGIAGGVRIRDMLAPLAGSPAEKLQVRGFVSRRSVGTHQGVSQISMEKAVSREDIQAAFICTENVSHEDNIRAFLQAGKHVCVEYPMTMSYKTAVELWDLAQEKGVVLHEEHIELLTEDFKALKKEVEGKSLQEGSLHFTGGPLKPGFGFPAFSGISRLTWLVELFGELVVTAAALEDTVSNYSKMTAKLLTRDNRPLTWIEERGPGLPRGKKINFQFATCSLTQIPPSAGGTGGLFMQDMIHFSCKLLGQVGVEELQREKIRILHCLELAEKIQNICQK